The Homo sapiens chromosome 16, GRCh38.p14 Primary Assembly genome includes the window TGTGGTACAGGTGACCAGGTGTGTACGGGTACGGACAGGTGAGGAGGTGTGGTACAGGTGTGGTATGGGTGACCAGGTGTGTACAGGTATGGACAGGTGAGGAGGTGTGGTACAGGTGACCAGGTGTGTACGGGTACGGACAGGTGAGGAGGTGTGGTGCAGGTGTGGTATGGGTGACCAGGTGTGTACAGGTATGGATGGACAGGTAAGGAGGTGTGGTACAGGTGACCAGGTGTGTACAGGTATGGACAGGTGAGGAGGTGTGGTACAGGTGTGCTATGGGTGACCAGGTGTGCACAGGTACGGAAAGGTGAGGAGGTGTGGTGCAGGTGAGCAGATGGTACTCCCATTGCCCTGCAGGTGTACAAGCAGAAAGTGAAGCACCTGCTATATGAGCACCAGAACAACCTGACAGAGATGAAGGCTGAGGGCACTGTAGTCATGAAGCTGGCACAGAAAGAGCACCGCATACAGGAGAGTGTGCTGCGCAAGGACATGCGGGCACTGAAGGTGGAGCTCAAGGAGCAGGAGCTGGCCAGTGAGGTGGTGGTGAAGAACCTGCGGCTGGTAGGTGTGGCGGGGGCACCTGGAGGCTGACAGGTTGTTGGGACGGCAAGCCTAGTGCTGCATGAACTCCTGTTTATTCAACAGCAACTGGGAATTCATATTTCTGCATAAGACTTTCTGCATTTTTgcaatttgttgaaaaaaaattttttaaagcatgcatCCAAACAAACCCCATTTTGGGACCAAGTACACAATTCTGTCTCAGACCTGAGCAAAAAATTGACGTCACCGAAGAGAAAAAATCCAGCTTAGGATCTTTCATGTGCTGCTGACACCTGACACCCAGAGACTTTTCCTAGGGAATAGCATCATATGCATTTAGTAGAATGCAAACCAACCATTAAAATATCCAGTGTGTTGACTCCTGGGCACTGTGACAGTTTGTCACACAAGCTGGTCTGATTTTTACTTTTGAGGCTGGGGGTTTCCAGGGCACCATTAAAATTCATCTGTGCACctggttcagtggctcacacccaaaatcccagcacttgggagggtcAGGTGGGAGAAGTGGTTGAGGCCAatagtttgagactagcttgggtgAAATAGTTGAACCCCatgtctaaaaaatttaaaagaaaacattagctggtgtagtggcacatgccgatagtttcagctacttgggaggctgaggcgggaggatcccttgagctcaggaagtcaaggctgtggtgagctaggattgtgccactgcattccagcctaggtgacagagtgagacaaaacaaaaaggaaagagatcattTGCTGAGTGTCCATTAGCTGCTAGGTCCtgatctgatctctgacaaaacGCCTGCCCGACTGGGGCTGTTGGTCTAGAAAGGAGAGACAACAGGTGAGTTGGAAGACAAAATAAACGTGCCAGATACAACAGAGTATCTGGTGGGGAAGAGTGCCATAGAAGGATCGAagtggggagaggtggggtgCGGTTTTGTACAAGCAGTTGACCGGCTGGGAGACGGGATGGGCCAGTGGGAAAGCTCAGAGTGACCAGGAGGAGACTGTGGGAGAGGGTCAGAGCTTGTCCGCCTCGAAAGCCGTGGTGGGGACTGGAGACGGGTCAGAGCTCGTCCGCCTCGAAAGCCGTGGTGGGGACTGGGACTTTGACCCTGGTGGAGTCTGTTGCCCTCTGAGAACTTGGGCAGAGGAGAGATGTGTCTCACTAAGGTTCTTCCTGGCTGCTGGGTTGAGGAGACTTTCTGAACACATTTGCCTCACGCCTGGAAGCAGTCCAGCCTCCACTGAATCTGGAAGAAACTTGGTGACGTTGCTGACTTCGCAGCAAAGCCTGAGAGTGCCGAAGTCTTGAGCCCTCCAGAATTAGCTGGTCTTAACCCAGGTCCTGGATATGATATTGTTACATAATCAGAGTTTCCTGTTGGGTAAAAATATGgctttaggccgggtgcggtggctcacgcctgtaatcccagcactttgggaggccgaggagggtgtatcacgaggtcaggagtttgagaccagcctgaccaacgtggtgaaaccccgtctctactaaaaatacaaaaattagccgggcgtggtggcgcacacctataatcccagctactcgggacgctgaggcagaagaatcacttgaacctgggagacggaggttgcggtgagccgagattgtgccactgcactccagcctgggcgacagtgtgagagtctgtctcaaaaaaaagaaaaattactgctttaaaaataatttatttttttatgcaaattttaaatatataatgtttatttaaatatataataattgttcattaaaactatatatttatttatttttagagatgaggtctcactctgtctcccgggctgcagtgcaatggtacaatcatagctcactgcagcctcgaacttctagtctcaagtgatccttctgccttagcctcccaagtagctggaactatagatatgagccaccacacccacctaatcttttttttttttttttttttttttttttgagatggagttttgctcttgttgcccaggctggagtgcagtggcacaatctcagttcaccacaacctctgcctcccgggttcaagctattctcctgcctcagcctctcgactagctgggattacaggcatgtgccaccatgcccggctaattttgtatttttagtagagacggggtttctccatgttggtcaggctggtcttaaactcccgacctcaggtggtctgtccagctcggcctcccaaagtgctgggattacaggcgtgagccactgtgcccggcaatctttaaattttctgtagaagatcttgctatgttgcttaggctgcccttgaactcttgacctcaagtgatcctcctgccttggcctccagcgtgctgggatgacaggaatgaatccttttaatatgctgcttcAGGCAGCAGTGCAGCAGGTTGGAAGCTACACACGGCACCTGGAAAGATCCCACAGCTCTGTGTGGATGTGGCTGCTGCTCTTCAGGCTGTGGGATGGTTTGGCGATGGAACCAAGCGGGTTCAGTGCTCACGACGTCTGTTCATGTTCTCTCTCAAGCTTAGAGGTGACTTTAGTTGAGGGAGGTGAGTTAGGGAATATGGAGGTGACCAAAACCATGAGGAACAGGGTCAGCCTGAAGGGAGCGGGCTTCCCTCTGTGTCCGGCTGTGTAGTAATGGCCGCTTCTCCCTGTGCAGAAACACACCGAGGAGATCACCAGGATGCGGAATGATTTTGAGAGGCAAGTTCGAGGTCAGTTTCCCGTGTGCTCATTGTGTAGGTGCCAGAGACACCCCCGCCCCATCAGAGAGGAATTTACCTCCAGAGCTTGTTAACTCAGGGAGCAAAAACTGGATTAAAACAGCCAAGGCATGCAAGAGAAAGAACATGGAAGTTTCCAAGGCCAGTGGACCCACTCAGAATCCCAGAACAACCTATTTCCATGTGAGTTTGGGAGGCTGTGATTACCACACACATTCCCACTCCTAGCTAAAATCAGTAGTTATCAGCAGGTGGTAGCTATTCAGTGCCGTGGGCAGCCTTCTTAAAATAGTCTTCTCCATGGCTCCTGGTCTGAGAAGGCTCCAATTTCAGAAGTCTCTGTGTTTTACTAATAAAGGCTGATTGTGGCTGGGTGGCCACACAGGCCTCGGTTACTGCTCACTGGGGTCAGCTGACATTCAGCTGTTGGCACCCCCAGTGCAGGGAGCGATTAGCAATGCCTGTCACTGGCAAAGGCAGGCCGACAGTGGTGTGTGTGCTGAGTGTGAGCATCAGCAGAAAAACTCAGTCTAAACCCCTTTGTTCTTCTCTTGCAGAGCTTTTGCCTGCAAGGCTGTTCTGACCACAGTGGGCGTTTTGGGCCCGTTTACAGGCTCCATGTTCTGTAGCCGTAGGGGCACCACGTCTTCCTCTGCTAAGCTGCTGTTTGCTGCTGCCTTTCAGAAATTGAGGCCAAGTATGATAAGAAGATGAAGATGCTGAGGGACGAACTCGACTTGCGGAGAAAGACTGAGCTCCACGAAGTGGAGGAGAGGAAGAATGGCCAGATCCACACGCTGATGCAGCGCCACGAGGAGGCCTTCACCGACATTAAGAACTACTACAACGACATCACCCTCAACAACCTGGCCCTCATCAACTCCCTCAAGGTGCTGTgcgtgggctgggctggggaggcaCACTCTGCCTGTCCTAGAATGTGGGCTGCAGAGTCCTGGGGATCCAGACCCCAGCTCTCCACCCCAACACACCCAGTACTTTTTATAAGATTGTTTGACAATGCCCCTCTCATATCCTTAACTGAAATTCCTAAATAACGTAACCTATCTCTACCTATTGTTAAAAGCAGTCAGGATATTGCCCTCACCGTAGTGCAGAGGGGGAAGTAATGAAGTGTGTTCTGGTTTGTAAAAGCTCAGATGGAACCGCAGTGAGGGCCGTGATGTGGCTGGAGTGGATAGGTGTCATAGTCACTGCCTGCGACAGGTGGATAGGTGTCATCGTCACTGCATGCTGGCAGTGACAGGATTTTCTACAGTAGACAACGGCCCTTGGTGGAATCTTGAACAAAGTATAGTCCTTCAGTCTGCATGGaagctgcattcccagaaaacTCAGAATAAGTTGAAGCTGCAGAAATACTGTTTATACATAGAAGACGTCTAGGTGCCAGCATGCCTGAGGCTGGCAGCAGCTGGTGATGGGCAGGAGAGCACCCAGCTCTCACCATGCAGGCCACAGCCCCTTTGGTTCTGCCTGCTGAGCCCCTGCCGGGCCTGTGCTTGTGCCTGCAGGAGCAGATGGAGGACATGCGGAAGAAGGAGGACCACCTGGAGAGGGAGATGGCAGAGGTGTCTGGGCAGAACAAGCGCCTGGCAGACCCTCTCCAGAAGGCTCGGGAGGAGATGAGCGAGATGCAGAAACAGCTCGCAAACTACGAGAGGGACAAGCAGATCCTGCTTGTGAGTTTCCCGCTGGATTCCTCTCCCTCCTTGGCATGAGCTTGCCTAGGCTCAGGAGGGAGGAGCATCACAGGGAGGGGCTTGGCCCTTAGGGCAGGAAGGGAGACGGGGAGGCCtgcatttctcctttctctgcctcGTGTTCTCCTGGGGAAAGTAAAGTCTGGGGGTGTTTTGGAGACAAGGCCCTCATCTTCACCACGTGCTACCGGCCGGCCTTGGTGAGACTCAGCTGCTTGTGTCCTGGAACCAGGTCTTTCTGGCGATTATTTTTGGCCTTGCCATCTCCCAGGAGCCCGTGTTACTTGGATGACTGTGAATCTTGAATACTTTCTGTCCCCTACTCCCTGTTTTTCCTCCAGTGCACAAAAGCCCGTTTGAAAGTCAGGGAGAAAGAGCTGAAAGACCTGCAGTGGGAGCATGAAGTGTTAGAGCAGCGATTCACCAAGGTGAGTGGCACCACGCTGGCCCTGCAGTTGGCGGTGGGTGTTAGAGCAACGGTTCACCAAGTTCACCAAGGTGAGCGGGCACTAGGCTGGCCCTGCAGTGGGGATGGCACCCCTGCTAGCCAGGGACGGGGCTCT containing:
- the DRC4 gene encoding dynein regulatory complex subunit 4 isoform X1, whose protein sequence is MEEAEERHQVEIKVYKQKVKHLLYEHQNNLTEMKAEGTVVMKLAQKEHRIQESVLRKDMRALKVELKEQELASEVVVKNLRLKHTEEITRMRNDFERQVREIEAKYDKKMKMLRDELDLRRKTELHEVEERKNGQIHTLMQRHEEAFTDIKNYYNDITLNNLALINSLKEQMEDMRKKEDHLEREMAEVSGQNKRLADPLQKAREEMSEMQKQLANYERDKQILLCTKARLKVREKELKDLQWEHEVLEQRFTKVQQERDELYRKFTAAIQEVQQKTGFKNLVLERKLQALSAAVEKKEVQFNEVLAASNLDPAALTLVSRKLEDVLESKNSTIKDLQYELAQVCKAHNDLLRTYEAKLLAFGIPLDNVGFKPLETAVIGQTLGQGPAGLVGTPT
- the DRC4 gene encoding dynein regulatory complex subunit 4 isoform d (isoform d is encoded by transcript variant 5) — protein: MSKEQVEEHVSRIREELDREREERNYFQLERDKIHTFWEITRRQLEEKKAELRNKDREMEEAEERHQVEIKVYKQKVKHLLYEHQNNLTEMKAEGTVVMKLAQKEHRIQESVLRKDMRALKVELKEQELASEVVVKNLRLKHTEEITRMRNDFERQVREIEAKYDKKMKMLRDELDLRRKTELHEVEERKNGQIHTLMQRHEEAFTDIKNYYNDITLNNLALINSLKEQMEDMRKKEDHLEREMAEVSGQNKRLADPLQKAREEMSEMQKQLANYERDKQILLCTKARLKVREKELKDLQWEHEVLEQRFTKVQQERDELYRKFTAAIQEVQQKTGFKNLVLERKLQALSAAVEKKEVQFNEVLAASNLDPAALTLVSRKLEDVLESKNSTIKDLQYELAQVCKAHNDLLRTYEAKLLAFGIPLDNVGFKPLETAVIGQTLGQGPAGLVGTPT
- the DRC4 gene encoding dynein regulatory complex subunit 4 isoform c (isoform c is encoded by transcript variant 4) → MKMLRDELDLRRKTELHEVEERKNGQIHTLMQRHEEAFTDIKNYYNDITLNNLALINSLKEQMEDMRKKEDHLEREMAEVSGQNKRLADPLQKAREEMSEMQKQLANYERDKQILLCTKARLKVREKELKDLQWEHEVLEQRFTKVQQERDELYRKFTAAIQEVQQKTGFKNLVLERKLQALSAAVEKKEVQFNEVLAASNLDPAALTLVSRKLEDVLESKNSTIKDLQYELAQVCKAHNDLLRTYEAKLLAFGIPLDNVGFKPLETAVIGQTLGQGPAGLVGTPT
- the DRC4 gene encoding dynein regulatory complex subunit 4 isoform a (isoform a is encoded by transcript variant 1) — translated: MAPKKKGKKGKAKGTPIVDGLAPEDMSKEQVEEHVSRIREELDREREERNYFQLERDKIHTFWEITRRQLEEKKAELRNKDREMEEAEERHQVEIKVYKQKVKHLLYEHQNNLTEMKAEGTVVMKLAQKEHRIQESVLRKDMRALKVELKEQELASEVVVKNLRLKHTEEITRMRNDFERQVREIEAKYDKKMKMLRDELDLRRKTELHEVEERKNGQIHTLMQRHEEAFTDIKNYYNDITLNNLALINSLKEQMEDMRKKEDHLEREMAEVSGQNKRLADPLQKAREEMSEMQKQLANYERDKQILLCTKARLKVREKELKDLQWEHEVLEQRFTKVQQERDELYRKFTAAIQEVQQKTGFKNLVLERKLQALSAAVEKKEVQFNEVLAASNLDPAALTLVSRKLEDVLESKNSTIKDLQYELAQVCKAHNDLLRTYEAKLLAFGIPLDNVGFKPLETAVIGQTLGQGPAGLVGTPT